Proteins from a single region of Undibacterium sp. KW1:
- a CDS encoding energy transducer TonB translates to MAAETAPVMDSKSCEPPKYPKAALMNEETGTVTMGFLIAADGKVVESKVEKSSGSKSLDKAALTALSQCKFKPGTKDGKADQLWAKVDFVWKLE, encoded by the coding sequence ATGGCCGCAGAAACTGCTCCAGTCATGGACAGCAAGTCATGCGAACCACCCAAGTATCCAAAAGCAGCATTGATGAATGAAGAAACCGGCACTGTTACCATGGGTTTCCTGATTGCGGCAGATGGCAAGGTCGTTGAATCCAAAGTAGAAAAGTCCAGCGGCTCCAAGAGCCTGGACAAGGCTGCACTGACGGCATTGAGTCAATGCAAATTCAAACCAGGCACCAAGGATGGCAAAGCTGATCAATTATGGGCCAAGGTCGATTTTGTCTGGAAGCTTGAGTAA
- a CDS encoding MFS transporter has translation MTISATTSDTGKPTAPPAKSKPAFGILGAISSAHMINDMMQSLILAMYPILKGEFSLSFSQVGLITLTYQLTASLLQPLVGVFTDRRPQRYSLPFGMTSTLIGLILLAFAPSFGFVLLAAAFVGIGSSIFHPESSRIARLASGGQHGFAQSVFQVGGNMGTAIGPLLAAIVIVPYGQRSVAWFGLAAILGIGLLLQVSRWYAAHHIASAGSKKPVNVAPYSRKVVIGAIAILLILIFSKYFYVAGISSFYTFYLMERFGLTVQNAQLHLFFFLFASALGTVLGGPVGDRIGRKPVIWVSILGVAPFALMLPYANLFWTTALTIVIGLVLSSAFSAILVYAQELMPGKVGMVSGLFFGFAFGMGGLGAAVLGIFADRTSIAFVYQTIAYLPLLGVVAALLPREVRRV, from the coding sequence ATGACAATTTCCGCAACAACATCTGACACTGGCAAACCCACCGCGCCCCCTGCAAAGAGCAAACCTGCGTTCGGCATCCTGGGTGCCATCAGCAGTGCGCACATGATCAACGACATGATGCAATCGCTGATACTGGCGATGTATCCTATCTTGAAGGGTGAGTTCTCGCTGAGCTTCAGCCAGGTGGGGCTGATTACCCTGACCTATCAACTGACGGCCTCGCTGCTGCAACCGCTGGTGGGTGTTTTTACCGACCGCCGGCCACAACGATATTCACTGCCTTTCGGCATGACGTCGACGCTGATCGGGTTGATACTGCTGGCGTTTGCCCCCAGCTTTGGCTTCGTGCTGCTGGCCGCCGCCTTTGTCGGCATAGGATCATCCATCTTCCATCCCGAGTCTTCGCGCATTGCACGGCTGGCTTCGGGCGGGCAGCATGGGTTTGCGCAGTCGGTATTCCAGGTTGGCGGCAATATGGGCACGGCGATAGGGCCATTGCTGGCGGCCATCGTTATCGTACCTTATGGTCAGCGCAGTGTGGCCTGGTTCGGACTGGCCGCCATACTGGGCATAGGACTGCTGCTACAGGTGAGCCGCTGGTATGCAGCACACCACATTGCCTCTGCTGGCAGCAAGAAACCTGTCAACGTGGCACCGTATTCCCGCAAGGTGGTTATTGGCGCCATCGCAATCTTGCTGATACTGATTTTTTCAAAGTATTTCTACGTTGCAGGCATCAGCAGTTTTTACACCTTCTATCTGATGGAACGTTTTGGCCTGACGGTACAAAATGCGCAGTTGCATCTTTTTTTCTTCCTGTTTGCCTCTGCGCTTGGTACGGTGCTGGGTGGGCCTGTTGGTGACCGCATAGGCCGCAAGCCCGTTATCTGGGTGTCGATACTGGGAGTGGCGCCGTTCGCGCTGATGCTGCCGTATGCCAATCTGTTCTGGACAACGGCGCTGACCATCGTGATCGGACTGGTGCTGTCTTCAGCGTTCTCCGCTATCCTGGTGTATGCGCAGGAACTCATGCCTGGCAAGGTAGGCATGGTGTCTGGCCTGTTCTTCGGTTTTGCCTTCGGCATGGGGGGGCTGGGTGCTGCGGTGCTGGGTATCTTCGCTGACCGTACCAGCATTGCCTTTGTCTATCAGACCATAGCCTACCTGCCGCTACTGGGCGTGGTGGCTGCGCTGTTACCCAGGGAGGTACGGCGAGTCTGA
- a CDS encoding helix-turn-helix domain-containing protein — protein MDTSRKPKALAQALKEIDELPSPVSGRATDYPANWHIAPHLHARHQLIYAVRGVMVVQTEVGRWVVPPTRAIWMVAGMTHEIRCIGEVHMRSVTVATDAASGLPGFTQAVGISPLLRELIRAAMELSQPDLPYIPDSRDGRVMRLILDEIRALPVLPLHLQMPSDPRLLRICGLLQQQLDDSSTMADWARRLAVDVKTIQRLFVKETGMTFGQWRQQARLLRALELLATGEKIIDVALALGYDSPSAFSTMFRKQFDQTPSQFFAEN, from the coding sequence ATGGATACATCCCGCAAGCCCAAGGCCCTGGCTCAAGCGCTCAAAGAGATTGATGAGCTGCCTTCACCTGTCAGTGGCAGGGCTACTGACTATCCAGCCAACTGGCACATTGCGCCGCATCTGCATGCCAGGCATCAACTGATTTATGCGGTACGTGGTGTGATGGTGGTGCAGACGGAAGTCGGTCGCTGGGTGGTGCCGCCTACCCGTGCCATCTGGATGGTGGCTGGCATGACGCATGAGATACGCTGTATAGGCGAAGTGCACATGCGCAGCGTGACTGTGGCGACGGATGCAGCCTCCGGTTTACCCGGCTTTACCCAGGCAGTCGGTATCTCTCCCTTATTGCGCGAGCTGATCCGCGCTGCGATGGAATTAAGTCAGCCCGATTTGCCCTATATACCCGATAGCCGCGATGGCCGTGTCATGCGATTGATACTTGATGAAATACGTGCCCTGCCTGTGCTGCCCTTGCATCTGCAAATGCCATCCGACCCGCGTTTGTTGAGGATTTGCGGGCTGCTCCAGCAGCAACTCGATGATTCCTCTACGATGGCGGACTGGGCGCGACGCCTGGCCGTGGATGTGAAGACCATACAGCGCCTGTTCGTGAAAGAAACCGGCATGACCTTTGGTCAATGGCGGCAACAGGCCCGCTTGCTGCGGGCGCTGGAATTGCTGGCGACGGGTGAGAAAATCATCGACGTCGCCCTGGCACTGGGCTATGACAGCCCCAGTGCCTTCTCTACCATGTTCCGCAAACAGTTTGACCAGACACCCAGCCAGTTCTTTGCTGAAAACTGA
- a CDS encoding M3 family metallopeptidase, translating into MNKHLLLILLGTALASPATYVTAAPADSASFTPKKTAGKLASNPFASASKLPYHYPAFDQIKNEHYGPAFTEGMRQHAAEIALIAGSHAAPTFDNTVVAMERAGQMLNRVSIVFFSLTGANTNPTLEALSRDLAPKLAAHQDQIFLNARLFQRISKLYEARQALNLDAESGRLLERYYTDFVRAGAKLGDKDKQKLKSLNAQLASLATKFSQNVLKETNASAIIVDSKAELQGLSEEEIASAAEAAKTRGLKDKFVIPLMNTTGQPFEASLANRALRQRLHEASVNRGSHGGEFDNRQVAIDLARLRAERAALLGYANHAAYGLEDETAKTTTAVNKMLGELAPAAVNNAKAEGAELQKIIDAQQGNFKLAAWDWAFYTEQLRKAKYSFDDSQLRPYFELKNVLENGVFFAATKLYGITFKERTDLPVYHPSVKVYEIFDADGKRMALFIADMYARDTKRGGAWMNAYVEQSTLFGTHPVLANHLNIPQPPAGQPTLLTFDEVRTAFHEFGHALHGLFSNVKYPRFSGTNVPRDFVEYPSQVNEMWATWPEVLKNYARHYQNGEVIPQTLVDKITAANKFNQGFATTEYLAASLLDQRWHQLTPAQIPKDALAFEADALKQAGVDFAPVPPRYRSTYFSHIFGGGYSAGYYAYLWSEVLDAESVEWFKENGGLNRKNGDWFRQQLLSKGGSMDPLESFRNFRGREPKIEPLLIRRGLQSGSK; encoded by the coding sequence ATGAACAAACATCTACTGCTCATTTTGCTGGGTACTGCCCTGGCCAGTCCTGCCACTTATGTCACAGCCGCACCAGCTGATTCTGCCAGCTTCACGCCGAAGAAGACCGCTGGCAAACTGGCGAGCAATCCCTTTGCCAGTGCCAGCAAACTGCCTTACCACTATCCGGCTTTTGACCAGATCAAGAATGAACACTACGGTCCTGCCTTCACCGAGGGCATGCGCCAGCATGCTGCCGAAATCGCGCTCATCGCGGGCAGCCATGCCGCACCTACTTTTGACAATACCGTAGTCGCCATGGAACGTGCGGGCCAGATGCTGAACCGGGTTTCCATCGTCTTTTTCAGTCTGACTGGTGCGAATACCAACCCTACGCTGGAAGCGCTGTCACGCGACCTGGCACCCAAGCTGGCGGCCCATCAGGACCAGATTTTCCTGAATGCGCGCCTGTTCCAGCGCATCAGCAAATTATATGAAGCACGTCAGGCATTGAACCTGGATGCAGAATCCGGGCGCTTGCTGGAACGCTATTACACAGACTTTGTACGCGCAGGTGCCAAGCTGGGTGACAAGGATAAACAAAAACTCAAGAGTCTGAATGCGCAACTGGCCAGCCTGGCGACCAAGTTCAGCCAGAATGTACTGAAAGAAACCAATGCCTCGGCCATCATTGTTGATAGCAAGGCCGAGCTGCAAGGTTTGTCTGAAGAAGAAATCGCCAGCGCGGCTGAAGCAGCCAAAACACGCGGCCTGAAAGACAAATTCGTAATACCGCTCATGAATACCACCGGCCAGCCATTCGAGGCCAGCCTGGCAAACCGCGCCCTGCGCCAGCGCCTGCATGAAGCATCGGTCAACCGTGGCAGCCATGGTGGTGAGTTTGATAACCGTCAGGTAGCCATCGACCTGGCACGCCTGCGTGCTGAACGTGCGGCCCTGCTGGGTTATGCCAACCATGCCGCCTATGGCCTGGAAGATGAAACTGCCAAGACTACCACCGCAGTCAACAAGATGCTGGGCGAGCTGGCACCGGCAGCAGTCAATAACGCAAAAGCCGAAGGCGCAGAGCTGCAAAAAATCATCGATGCACAGCAAGGCAATTTCAAACTGGCGGCATGGGACTGGGCGTTTTATACCGAGCAATTACGCAAGGCAAAATACAGCTTTGACGACAGCCAGTTACGCCCTTATTTTGAATTGAAGAATGTGCTGGAAAACGGTGTCTTCTTTGCTGCCACCAAACTGTATGGCATCACTTTCAAAGAACGCACTGACTTGCCGGTGTATCACCCCAGCGTCAAGGTGTATGAGATATTTGATGCAGATGGCAAGAGAATGGCCTTGTTCATCGCCGACATGTATGCGCGCGACACCAAGCGCGGTGGTGCCTGGATGAATGCCTATGTGGAGCAATCCACGCTGTTTGGTACCCACCCTGTGCTTGCCAACCATCTCAATATCCCGCAACCACCAGCAGGCCAGCCTACCCTGCTGACCTTTGATGAAGTGCGCACCGCTTTCCATGAATTTGGTCATGCCTTGCACGGGCTATTCTCGAATGTGAAATACCCGCGTTTTTCTGGCACCAATGTACCGCGTGACTTTGTCGAATATCCATCCCAGGTTAACGAGATGTGGGCAACCTGGCCTGAGGTATTAAAAAACTATGCCAGACACTATCAAAATGGCGAAGTGATACCGCAGACCCTGGTGGATAAAATCACGGCAGCCAATAAATTCAATCAGGGTTTTGCAACCACGGAATATCTGGCAGCATCGCTGCTGGACCAACGCTGGCATCAATTGACACCTGCGCAGATACCAAAAGATGCGCTGGCCTTTGAAGCTGATGCATTGAAACAGGCGGGTGTCGATTTTGCACCCGTGCCACCGCGTTACCGCAGTACTTATTTCTCGCACATCTTTGGTGGTGGCTATTCAGCCGGTTACTACGCTTATCTGTGGAGTGAAGTGCTGGACGCCGAGAGCGTGGAATGGTTCAAGGAAAACGGCGGCCTGAACCGCAAGAATGGTGACTGGTTCCGCCAGCAATTATTGTCCAAGGGTGGCAGCATGGACCCGCTGGAGTCTTTCCGTAATTTCCGTGGACGCGAACCAAAGATAGAACCATTGCTGATACGTCGCGGCTTGCAATCAGGCTCTAAATAA
- a CDS encoding MFS transporter encodes MTTQRAPDLKTVLLASGIVITLSMGVRHGFGFWMQPISQQHGWTRETFSMAMAMQNLMWGVFGPLAGMVIDKVGTTKMMVLGAFLYAAGLLWMALIDQPVLFIVGTGILIGAALACTSFGAVSGIIGRTAPLEKRSWAFGISSAAGSFGQFVMMPIEQQLIDRAGWQNAFYVLAALVILLMVPMAMKLREPALQQVTGPQQSISEAIREAFAYKPFLLLVAGYFVCGFQLVFIGVHMPAYLKDKGVMDPSVAVYALALIGLFNIFGSYYAGKLGGMFPKPYLLSGIYLARSLVIALFLLAPLSPYSVYLFAAALGLLWLSTVPLTNGVIAGIFGVKYLSMLSGFVFFSHQVGSFIGVWLGGYIYTKTGSYNMVWGIVLGLGIFAALVNLPISEKPIARAGEAMA; translated from the coding sequence ATGACAACTCAACGCGCTCCCGACCTGAAAACCGTGCTGCTGGCCAGCGGTATTGTGATCACCTTGTCCATGGGTGTCAGGCATGGTTTTGGTTTCTGGATGCAACCCATCTCACAACAACACGGCTGGACCAGAGAAACCTTCTCTATGGCGATGGCCATGCAAAACCTGATGTGGGGCGTGTTTGGCCCACTTGCAGGCATGGTGATAGACAAGGTAGGCACAACAAAAATGATGGTGCTGGGTGCATTTTTGTATGCCGCCGGTTTGTTATGGATGGCGCTGATAGACCAGCCTGTGCTGTTCATAGTCGGCACCGGGATACTGATAGGTGCAGCACTGGCCTGTACTTCGTTTGGCGCAGTCAGCGGCATCATAGGCCGCACGGCACCGCTGGAAAAACGTTCCTGGGCCTTTGGTATTTCTTCTGCCGCAGGCTCCTTTGGCCAGTTCGTCATGATGCCGATAGAGCAGCAATTGATAGACCGTGCAGGCTGGCAAAATGCCTTCTATGTGCTGGCGGCCCTGGTCATTTTGCTGATGGTGCCTATGGCGATGAAGCTGCGTGAACCGGCACTGCAACAAGTTACAGGCCCGCAGCAAAGTATCAGCGAAGCGATACGTGAAGCCTTTGCCTACAAACCCTTTTTGCTGCTGGTAGCTGGCTATTTCGTCTGCGGCTTCCAGCTGGTTTTCATCGGCGTACACATGCCTGCTTATCTGAAAGACAAAGGTGTCATGGACCCCAGCGTGGCAGTGTATGCGCTGGCGCTGATTGGCCTGTTCAATATCTTTGGTTCTTACTATGCCGGCAAGCTGGGCGGCATGTTCCCCAAACCTTATCTGTTATCGGGTATCTATCTGGCGCGTAGCCTGGTCATCGCCCTGTTCTTGCTGGCGCCGCTGTCACCGTATTCTGTGTATCTTTTTGCCGCAGCGCTGGGCTTGTTATGGTTATCTACCGTGCCGCTGACGAATGGCGTCATTGCCGGGATTTTTGGCGTCAAGTATTTGTCGATGCTGTCAGGCTTTGTGTTTTTCTCGCATCAGGTCGGCAGTTTTATCGGTGTCTGGCTGGGTGGCTATATTTACACCAAGACCGGCAGCTACAACATGGTCTGGGGCATAGTCCTGGGACTGGGTATCTTTGCCGCACTCGTGAATTTGCCTATCAGCGAAAAACCGATAGCCCGCGCGGGTGAAGCTATGGCCTGA
- a CDS encoding ATP-binding protein, translating into MRQALNLNRNLLRIVKTARRHPRLATCLLGQLSVQAATAGQTGLQLDACYQRYLILERLGQAHSMQSELEQGLHIAEQQQLTRPAGLMLLALGRICYTQGAYRDALMYWTRCVDLSKFNRDQVTLVEAHIGLGQIYDALGDGKTAARFHTDAGSLLEQLNEPYLLCKQIINLGVNELHTGELQAAQDCFLKAKVLAEQHAIHEYLAETYWYLGQVAGRNTQLEIAETHIRTALELADACNYVWLKGAVQDTLADILRAAGQFDEALDVYGKALSYSDKVASRRQKVRSLAALSEIHEQQGNWQQALHFARLHQQTTSELSELGTMDRLHELRAYDLSHKPPVEILLELSSNRLLEEGPQAEVLQLITDTSLAILNTELAAIFLIDGNGVGLHCHARAGSKHGLIRAEMPCQNLPLLMHILQQDEVPLVGHDMRLHVVANEMRALLGQEELHSALKISLRLHGKSVGLICFAHTSGSRNWSREDVLFGRHLGNLVQQVLSHAEHAQTQKQLEARVLERTASLQLQTEQLQQAHKHIYRLSEIGREVTSSLDRDTIMEIVYRHVHEQMGAEVFAVGLYRPEQETIEFPCNILRGQRMLPYIRDIRDEDLLSVWCVTHQQPIFISDIYGEYLNYISAAGLSKLTVDSAYFAGLEKIIPISHIYVPLMIKGRTIGLIAIQSTQKNAFQRMHLDIAMMLAAYTAIAVENAETYQQLLKAQQILISQEKLAALGSLVAGIAHELNTPIGNSLLTATTLQEQSVIFLRKLTENTVKRSDLNQFTATIHNANELLLRNLMSASDLVSSFKQVSVDQTSQKRRLFNLRKTTLEVIRTLHNLIHKRGHTLEIDIPDDIEFNSFPGPYGQVLTNFINNAILHAFENRENGKMLLRAHKTPDNQVQVIFSDNGKGIEAQDLRRIFDPFFTTKLGQGGSGLGLSIVHNLVTTIMHGSIAVDSAPGMGTRFTLNLPLNP; encoded by the coding sequence ATGCGCCAGGCGCTGAATTTGAATCGCAATTTACTCCGCATCGTCAAGACCGCGCGCAGACATCCGCGGCTGGCGACTTGCTTACTCGGGCAATTGAGCGTGCAGGCAGCTACAGCCGGGCAAACCGGCTTACAGCTTGACGCCTGTTACCAGCGCTATCTGATACTGGAGAGGCTGGGGCAGGCGCATTCCATGCAAAGCGAACTCGAACAAGGCTTGCACATCGCTGAACAACAGCAACTGACACGCCCTGCCGGGCTGATGTTGCTGGCCCTTGGCCGTATCTGTTATACCCAGGGTGCCTACCGTGACGCCCTGATGTACTGGACGCGCTGCGTTGATCTGAGCAAGTTCAACCGCGACCAGGTAACACTGGTCGAAGCGCATATAGGGCTGGGGCAGATTTATGATGCCCTCGGTGATGGCAAAACTGCGGCGCGTTTTCATACCGATGCCGGTAGCCTGCTGGAGCAACTGAACGAGCCTTACCTGCTGTGCAAGCAAATCATCAACCTGGGTGTCAATGAACTCCATACTGGTGAATTGCAGGCAGCCCAGGATTGCTTTCTGAAAGCGAAAGTATTGGCTGAGCAACATGCCATCCATGAATACCTGGCTGAGACTTACTGGTACCTGGGTCAGGTCGCCGGCAGGAATACGCAACTGGAGATCGCTGAGACCCATATCCGCACCGCACTGGAACTCGCCGATGCCTGCAATTATGTGTGGCTCAAAGGCGCCGTGCAGGATACCCTGGCCGACATCCTGCGTGCAGCAGGGCAATTCGATGAGGCGCTGGATGTCTATGGCAAGGCTCTGAGCTATTCAGATAAAGTCGCTTCACGCAGGCAAAAAGTACGCAGCCTGGCAGCACTGTCTGAAATCCATGAACAACAGGGCAACTGGCAACAGGCCCTGCATTTTGCCCGCCTGCATCAGCAAACCACCAGCGAGCTCAGTGAACTGGGGACGATGGACAGGCTCCATGAATTGCGGGCCTATGATTTGTCTCACAAGCCGCCGGTAGAAATTTTGCTGGAACTGTCATCAAACCGCTTGCTGGAAGAAGGCCCGCAAGCTGAAGTATTGCAACTGATTACCGATACCTCGCTGGCCATCCTGAATACCGAGCTGGCAGCCATCTTCCTGATTGATGGCAATGGAGTAGGTCTGCATTGTCACGCCAGGGCTGGCAGCAAGCATGGCCTGATCAGGGCAGAAATGCCTTGCCAGAACCTGCCATTACTGATGCACATACTGCAGCAGGATGAAGTGCCACTGGTTGGGCATGATATGCGTTTGCACGTGGTAGCAAATGAAATGCGTGCTTTGCTGGGGCAGGAAGAATTGCATTCGGCCTTGAAAATCTCTCTGCGCCTGCATGGTAAAAGCGTAGGCCTGATCTGTTTCGCCCATACCAGCGGCAGCAGGAACTGGTCGCGTGAAGATGTGCTGTTTGGCCGCCACCTGGGTAACCTGGTACAACAGGTACTCAGCCATGCCGAACATGCCCAGACCCAGAAGCAACTCGAAGCCAGGGTGCTGGAGCGCACCGCCAGCCTGCAATTGCAGACCGAGCAATTACAACAGGCACACAAGCATATTTACCGGCTCAGCGAGATAGGCAGAGAAGTCACGTCCAGCCTGGACCGCGATACCATCATGGAGATCGTCTATCGCCACGTACATGAGCAGATGGGGGCAGAAGTATTCGCCGTAGGCCTGTACCGGCCAGAGCAGGAAACCATAGAGTTTCCCTGCAATATCCTGCGCGGCCAGCGCATGTTGCCGTATATACGCGATATCAGGGACGAGGATCTATTATCAGTATGGTGTGTCACACATCAGCAACCCATCTTTATCAGCGATATCTATGGCGAATACCTGAACTACATCAGTGCAGCAGGCCTGAGCAAGCTGACCGTCGATAGCGCCTATTTTGCCGGTCTGGAAAAAATCATCCCCATCTCGCACATCTATGTGCCGCTGATGATCAAGGGCCGCACCATAGGCTTGATCGCCATACAGAGTACACAAAAAAATGCCTTCCAGCGCATGCATCTGGATATTGCCATGATGCTGGCCGCCTATACCGCGATTGCGGTGGAGAATGCCGAGACTTATCAGCAATTGCTCAAAGCCCAGCAAATCCTGATTTCGCAAGAAAAACTGGCGGCACTGGGTTCACTGGTGGCGGGTATCGCCCATGAACTGAATACCCCCATAGGCAACAGCCTGCTGACTGCCACTACGCTGCAAGAACAGTCTGTCATTTTTTTGCGCAAGCTGACAGAAAATACCGTGAAGCGTTCTGACCTGAACCAGTTTACGGCCACCATCCATAATGCCAATGAATTATTGCTGCGCAACCTGATGAGCGCGAGTGACCTGGTCAGCAGTTTCAAGCAAGTCTCGGTAGACCAAACCAGCCAGAAGCGCAGGCTGTTCAACTTGCGCAAGACTACCCTGGAAGTCATACGCACCCTGCACAACCTGATACACAAGCGCGGCCATACGCTGGAAATTGATATCCCCGATGACATAGAGTTCAACAGCTTTCCCGGTCCTTATGGACAGGTGCTGACTAATTTCATCAACAATGCCATCCTGCACGCCTTTGAAAACCGCGAAAATGGCAAGATGCTGTTGCGCGCCCACAAGACGCCAGACAATCAGGTGCAGGTCATCTTCAGTGACAATGGCAAGGGCATAGAGGCTCAGGATTTGCGCAGGATTTTCGACCCCTTCTTCACCACCAAGCTGGGCCAGGGTGGCAGCGGGCTGGGGCTCAGCATAGTCCACAACCTGGTGACCACCATCATGCATGGCAGCATCGCTGTCGATAGCGCACCCGGCATGGGCACGCGGTTTACCTTGAACCTGCCTCTGAATCCCTGA
- a CDS encoding DNA-3-methyladenine glycosylase 2 family protein, whose translation MEQQIPTMQGKAQAAVPPDATSLMLTEASEGLTQKQCYYRALAAKDSRFDGVFFTGVKTTGVYCRPVCGVKTPRESSCEFFSSAAAAEAAGFRPCLRCRPELAPYAIQQNLAHAIWQRIADGALNETDIESFSEQIGLSSRQLRRVMLQEFGVTPVELAQTQRLLFAKKLLQETQLGMAEIAFAAGFGSVRRFNALFSERYQMAPGSIRRAADSAGEGVCLKLAYRPPYAWDAVITYLAGRAMPGLEAVIDEKGGKAYVRSVQMEGLEGWLKVAHLPSKQQLSLQVSPSLAPVLMPLMARVRQQFDLEANPAVIQSHLQSDSLLAGQILRTPGMRVPGAFNSFELAIRAVLGQQVSVAGATTVAGRLVTRFGQPVLTPFATVTHHFPSPQTIVGLSIDQLAGIGIPGARAATLQNIARFALEGGLQRQLAASSDEMVARLKTVKGIGEWTAQYIAMRALRFSDAFPAGDLGLQKAAAILATPASPTTPTTPASERLTEKQLLAVAQPWAPWRAYAALLLWQSLSQQ comes from the coding sequence ATGGAACAGCAGATACCTACCATGCAGGGCAAAGCTCAGGCGGCAGTGCCGCCCGATGCGACCAGCCTGATGCTGACTGAGGCCAGTGAGGGTTTGACGCAAAAGCAATGTTATTACCGTGCCCTCGCCGCCAAGGACAGCCGTTTCGATGGGGTGTTTTTTACCGGCGTTAAAACCACCGGTGTGTATTGCCGCCCGGTGTGTGGCGTCAAGACGCCGCGTGAATCGTCCTGCGAGTTTTTCAGCAGCGCAGCAGCGGCAGAGGCTGCCGGTTTTCGCCCCTGCCTGCGTTGCCGCCCTGAGCTGGCACCGTATGCGATACAGCAAAATCTTGCCCATGCGATCTGGCAAAGAATCGCTGATGGTGCCCTGAATGAAACCGATATAGAAAGCTTCTCTGAACAGATTGGCCTGTCTTCACGCCAGTTGCGCCGCGTCATGCTGCAAGAGTTTGGCGTGACACCGGTAGAACTAGCCCAGACCCAGCGCCTGTTGTTTGCCAAAAAACTGTTGCAAGAGACTCAGCTAGGCATGGCAGAGATCGCCTTTGCTGCCGGTTTTGGCAGTGTCAGGCGTTTCAATGCCCTGTTTTCAGAACGCTATCAAATGGCCCCGGGATCAATACGGCGTGCTGCCGACAGCGCAGGCGAAGGTGTTTGCCTGAAGCTGGCTTACCGCCCACCCTATGCATGGGACGCAGTGATCACTTACCTTGCCGGGCGCGCCATGCCGGGGCTGGAAGCCGTCATCGATGAAAAAGGCGGGAAGGCCTATGTACGCAGCGTACAGATGGAAGGGCTGGAAGGCTGGCTCAAAGTCGCCCATCTGCCCTCCAAACAGCAACTCAGCCTGCAAGTCTCACCTTCACTGGCACCGGTACTCATGCCACTCATGGCGAGAGTCAGGCAGCAATTTGATCTGGAGGCCAATCCCGCCGTCATCCAGAGCCATTTGCAATCAGACAGCCTGCTGGCCGGGCAAATCCTGCGCACGCCCGGCATGCGTGTGCCCGGTGCCTTCAACAGTTTTGAGCTGGCCATCCGTGCCGTGCTGGGCCAGCAAGTCAGCGTGGCCGGCGCTACCACGGTAGCGGGCAGGCTGGTGACCCGCTTTGGTCAGCCAGTGCTTACCCCGTTTGCTACTGTCACCCATCATTTCCCCAGCCCGCAAACCATTGTTGGCTTGTCGATAGACCAACTGGCGGGCATAGGCATACCCGGTGCCCGCGCTGCCACACTGCAAAACATTGCCCGGTTTGCCCTTGAAGGTGGCTTGCAAAGGCAGTTGGCGGCCAGCTCGGACGAGATGGTAGCCAGGCTCAAGACCGTCAAAGGCATAGGTGAGTGGACCGCACAATATATTGCCATGCGCGCCCTGCGTTTTTCGGATGCCTTTCCGGCAGGTGACCTGGGTCTGCAAAAAGCTGCCGCAATACTGGCAACCCCGGCAAGCCCGACGACACCAACAACACCAGCAAGCGAGCGCCTGACTGAAAAACAATTACTGGCTGTCGCCCAGCCCTGGGCACCGTGGCGGGCTTATGCGGCACTGCTGTTATGGCAATCATTAAGTCAACAATAA
- a CDS encoding methylated-DNA--[protein]-cysteine S-methyltransferase, giving the protein MKYLNYNSQIGQLLLAASERGLSGVYFENHKHFKGSAGWQEDESDPILNQARQQLQEYFAGQRQDFDLPLDLSAGTDFQQEVWAALRRIPFAQTSSYLALAQGIARPRAVRAVGAANGRNPLSIIVPCHRVIASNGALTGYAGGLQNKEALLMLERKFSK; this is encoded by the coding sequence ATGAAATACCTGAACTACAACAGCCAGATAGGGCAATTACTGTTAGCCGCCAGTGAGCGTGGCCTCAGTGGTGTGTATTTTGAAAATCACAAACACTTCAAAGGCAGCGCAGGCTGGCAGGAGGATGAATCTGATCCCATCCTGAACCAGGCACGTCAGCAACTGCAGGAATACTTCGCCGGGCAGCGCCAGGATTTTGATTTGCCGCTGGACTTATCGGCAGGCACGGACTTTCAGCAAGAAGTATGGGCAGCCTTGCGTCGCATCCCGTTTGCCCAGACCAGCAGTTATCTGGCACTGGCACAGGGTATAGCCAGACCCAGGGCGGTGCGCGCAGTGGGGGCGGCGAATGGGCGTAATCCTTTATCCATCATCGTTCCCTGCCACAGGGTCATCGCCAGCAATGGCGCATTGACCGGTTATGCGGGTGGCTTACAGAATAAAGAGGCCTTATTGATGCTGGAGAGAAAATTTTCAAAATAG